Below is a genomic region from Balaenoptera ricei isolate mBalRic1 chromosome 3, mBalRic1.hap2, whole genome shotgun sequence.
CTGCACCCCTTACAGGTAGGGGGGCTTTGAGGccaggggagtggggggggggggggcagaaagGAGTCCTTCCATCATCAACTGCCTGTTCCATGCACCAGGGACACGGCAGTGCACACAACAGATCTGAACCCCTGTACTCAGGGAGCCCCCAGTCTGAGTGGAGAATCAGTGTAAAACAACCTGGACAAATGAAAACAAGGGGGTGTTTGCGGAAGCCATAGGGTGTAGAACAGGGTCCACTGGTCTGGTTTGAGggctcagggaaggcttccaCGGGAGGGTTCAGAGGTCAGAGGTCCAACCGTCTGCCCCAGGGGAGGAACTGGACTTGCGGCTCATTCGGACCAAGGGGGGTGTGGATGCAGCCCTGGAGTATGCTAAGACCTGGAGCCGCTACGCCAAGGAGCTGCTGGCCTGGACTGAGAAGAGAGCCAGCCATGGTGAGGACCCCTCCTACCGggtcccaggccctgcccagacCCTGCAGCGCTCACACCCTGCCTGACTCAGACccctgctgtctgcccccagaGCTGGAGTTTGCCAAAAACATCATGAAGATTGCTGAGGCTGGCAAGGTGTCCATCCACCAGCAGGTAGCCATgagcacacccccccccccccagagcccAATCCCTCCAGAATCCCAGCCAGATACCCCTAGATCCTTAGCATCCTCCACACCAGAcggcctctccccaccctcagagCCACATGCCACTGCAGTACATCTACACCCTGTTTCTGGAGCACGATCTCAGCCTGGGAGCCCTGGCCATGGAGACAGTGGCCCAGCAGAAAAGAGACTACTACCAGGTGAGGGGGCCCTTCATGCATTATTCCATCCACAGCCACCTGGAGGAAGGCACCGTTACCATCAGCACCATTTgctgatgaggaagctgagacccagggatgctgaggaacttgcccaaggttacccaGCAGAGATTCGAACCAGGCTTCCTGTGCTATTGCAAAACCGTGCTTTTGTTCTTCTGCGGGCCACGGGGCGAGGTGCCACGTGTGCCCAGGAACAGAGCCTTGGCCTCTTTGCGTCCAGGCACAAAGGATGGAGGTGACCACTGAGACTCTTTCTGGAGACAccgggctgggggagggcagaggtctTCTGGGTGAGAAGACCCAGGAGAGAGGGTGCAGACCCAGAAAAGGGTCCAGAGGGTGAAAGACATGTGACCCCAGTGAATGGAATGATCGAGTAGCCCTGAGGCAGCATCCGCATTCTCCatccttcccagcccctggctgcCAAACGGACTGAGATTGAGAAGTGGCGGAAGGAGTTTAAAGAGCAGTGGATGAAAGAACAGAAGCGGATGGTAAGGTctagggtggggggctggggaagcgggctgggggaggagatgaAGAAGCAGTGACCGCGTTCCTCCTCCGCCCACAGAACGAGGCGGTGCAGGCACTGCGGCGGGCCCAGCTCCAGTATGTGCAGCGCAGCGAGGACCTCCGGGTGCGCTCCCAGGCGTCCCCCGAAGACCCGGCCCCCCAGGCCCAGCCGGGACCCAACAAGCAGCAGGAGCGGCGGCGGCGCTCGCGAGAGGAGGCCCAGGCCAAGGTGGGGACTCGGCCCCGTGCCCCCCTGTGCTTCGGCGCCCCCGGTCCCATGATCTGTCCCACACACGCTCCCTGCGTTGGTCCCTCCAGGCGCAGGAGGCCGAGGCGCTGTACCAGGCCTGCGTCCGCGAGGCCAATGTGCGGCAGCAGGACCTGGAGGCCGCCAAGCAGCGGATCGTATCACACGTGCGCAAACTGGTGCTGCAGGGGGACGAAGTGCTGAGGCGGGTGAGACCCTAACCCGACGGCTGCCCACCACACTCATTCGCCCCGGCTGGGCGCCCCCTGCCCCTAAACCGCCTCCAGGGCACCAGGACCCGCTCCTTCTCGCTGGACAGCCAGTTCCCGCCCCCAGACCCTGACTGCACTTCCCCCTCGGCCCCCTCCCAGGGGGTCCTACCCCCAAGATGACCCACCCTGGTTCTAACCACACCCCCAACCCCAGCTGCACGCTCCTGTCCCTAAGCCGCCTCCCactgcccggccccgcccccaagCCTGGACCGAGCTGGTATCTCTCAGGGTCAGGCCACGCCCCAGGCTCCCAGTCCCAGCCCCTCTCTCACCCGAGGCCTCCGCCCCACAGGTGACCCTGGGATTGTTCGGGCTGCGAGGGGCTCAGGCAGAACGCGGCCCCCGCGCCTTCGCCGCCCTGGCCGAGTGCTGCGCGCCCTTTGAGCCGGGCCAGCGATACCAGGAGTTCGTGAGGGCGCTGCGGCCCGacgccccgccgcccccgccacCAGCCTTCTCTTTCCAGGAGTTCACGCACAGGTGGGTCCCCAGGAGCGGGGTCAGGTAGGAGCCAAGCAGGTGGGTGGGGTTGTCCCAGTCGTGGGAGACTTGGGAATTTGGGGTTACTGCACTGGGGGCCACGATGCTCATGGCCATAAGGGCTTGCAGACCCAAGTACTTGGAGTTGGGGCCTAAACGGGATGCCAGGGTGATGTCATTCCAGGCCAGTTTCCTGGTTATCAGAGCCCTCAAACCTCTCCTTTCAGTTCCCCTCTGGACACAAGAAAGAAGCTCTCTGGAGCCCCACCTCCACCGCTGGATGAGAGTGCAGCTGAGCCAGGCCCTTGGGAGGACACTGGCACAGGCTGGCAGGGTGAGTGCTGTGAAGGGCAGGCAGGAGTGGTGCTGGGGCAGGAGGCCCTACCTAACTGACCTGTCCCCTCCTAGGAACTCTGGGCCCCACTCTGGCCAGTGATGTGGACAGCATGGGTGGTGGCAGCGAGTCTCGGTCCCAGGACTCTCCCACTTCCAGCCCAGGTGGGACCATCCTTCAGCCCCTGGCCAGGCTCTGACCCTCATTCTCAAACCCATTCTTTGACCTCTGACCTACCCTGCAACCCTGACCTATTTTCTCAACCTCTGACCCTTTCTCTTGATCCAACTTCTGAACCACCCCCCAGGTTCTTCAACCCCTAACTCCTGACCTGTCTGACCCACCCCCTCCTGACCTCTGACCCTTTCCCCAAGGGCATCTGTGGGTGGTTTTGGAAGGCCGAAAACCAGGAATGTTTCCTTAGCCTTGGAGCCTCCCCATGACCTCTGTGACCCCCAACCTCTGTAACCCTCTGACTCCAGGCTCTGGCACGAGGCGGCTGGTGAAGGTCTCATCCACAGGCACCGAATCTTCAGATGACTTTGAGGAGCGAGACCCTGGTGAGGCTGGAAGcaggtaggggtggggtgggggtggactaGGCACTCCTGACCCTGTCTCCCTGCAGACCTGGGAGATGGGCTGGAGAACGGGCCAGGCACCCCGTTCAAGAAGTGGACACTGTCCAATGCGGCCCAGACCCACCGGCTGCGGCGGCTGCGGGGCCCAGCCAAGTGCCGAGAGTGCGAGGCTTTCATGGTCAGCGGAACCGAGTGCGAGGAGGTGTGGCCTGGGCCGATGACCTAATGACCTCTGCTGAACCCCAGTGACCTCTCTGACCCCAGGCATCTCTCTGACCTGagattccctaagaccttcccaCCCCTGGGACCTGCCCTGATCTGATGATCTCCTATGAgccccctgcccctgctccctgAGGATTCCTATGACCTTCTTTTCCCCCACTGACCCCCGATGACCTCCCTGACCCTGTGACCTTTCCCTCAGTGCTTTCTGACCTGCCACAAGCGCTGCCTCGAGACTCTACTGATCCTTTGCGGACATAAGCGGCTCCCAGCCCGGACCCCCCTCTTTGGGGTCAACTTCCTGCAATTGCCCAGGGACTTCCCGGAGGAGGTGCCCCTTGTGATCACCAGGTGCACCACCGAGATAGAACAGCGCGCCCTGAGTGTGCAGGTGCCGCCTTGACCCTTGACCCTTGACCATCCCTAAGAGTGAGTGACCCAGCCCTCTCAATGGCCAGATTGCAAGCCAGCTGTCCAacttcccacccctgcccttcAGGGCATTTATAGGGTCAGCGGGTCCCGGGTCCGCGTGGAACGGCTGTGCCAGGCTTTTGAGAACGGCCGAGCATTGGTTGACCTGTCAGGGAACTCGCCTCACGATGTCTCGAGTGTTCTCAAGCGATTCCTCCAGGAGGTGGGTGCTCAGCAGCTCAGGAGTCAGAGGCCGGGTGGGCTCAGACTGAGGACCCTCTGCAGCCCACCCACACCCATGTCCCCCCCTGCCATTCCACCCCCAGCTCACTGACCCCGTGGTCCCCTTCCACCTCTACGACGCCTTCATCTCTCTGGCTAAGACCCTGCATGCAGACCCTGGGCACGACCCTgggacccccagccccagccctgaggTTATCCGCTCGCTGAAGACCCTCTTGGTGCAGCTGCCTGACTCTAACTACAACACCCTGCGGCACCTGGTGGCCCATCTATTCAGGTGTGCACTGTCCTTGACCTTGACATGTGACTTCTGACCTGAGGCACGGATCCAGGACTCCTTCCTTGGACATGTGACCACTGACCCCTGACACTGACCTCTGACCTTTGAATGTGTTTTCTGAGCTCTGAAACTTAATACATGACTCCTGACTTTGGATGCTGACCCCTGACCCCCATCACCAGGCATGTGGCTCCTGGTCGTACACAATGACTGGGACCACTTACCCATGACTTGGGCAAGTCGCCACTAGCCTGGCTTGCAGATCCTACCCGATGACCAATAACCATACCCTCTGTGCCCTGACCCTTCTCCTCACACTGTCCCCAGGGTGGCTGCACAGTATGAGGAGAACAAGATGTCTGCCAACAACCTGGGCATTGTGTTTGGGCCGACACTGTTGCGGCTGCCGGACGGTCCAGGGGTAGCCAGCGCCGGCCCTGTCACCTGCCTGCTAGACTCCGTGCACCAGGCCCAGCTCATCGAGTTCCTCATTGTACACTATGAGCAGATCTTCGGGATTGATGACCTCCTCCTGGCCACTGAGCCCCTGCCCCGagaccccagcccaccccctACGACCCTCCCAACCAGCCCCCAGCCACCACACTCACAACCTGCCCTGGACGCCCTGCCCATATTCCTAGCCTCGGACCCCAACCCAGACACCATGCCCCTTAGTGCCCTGGAGAAGCATCCCGAGACCACGCCCACAGAGGTAGGAACCTGCTGGGCCCACAGACATGGGGAGAGCCTTCTCTCCATTTAatcctctcactctctctcctgtcttccttccttcctttcccttgaaaattttctatttcattccctttctcctttccttattTACCCTGCACTCATTCTGAAAGGAAAGGTAAGGAATGGAGTGGTGGGAAATAATGGAGTAACAACAGGGTAGAGCCTTGCAGAGATATTAATATGAGtaccattcattccttcaacagaatatttattgaacacctactatgtgccaagcgtTGTTCTAGGCATTTTTCTAGCCATCAGTTAGCAAAATATTCAAAGATTCCATCCTCTTGGTTGCCTACCTTCTAGTGGGAAAGAAACCAACAATAAACAAGAAATATGAGACAAAGTCAGTTATACAGGATGTTACAAGGTGATGAATactatagaaaaaagaaagggtagGGTGAAGTAGGGGACATCAAGGGCACCAAGGTGAGAGGTGGTGGGCAGTTTGTAGCAGTAAACAGGATGCTGTGAGTGGGTCTCATGGAGAAGATGGGTTTGAGCAAAGACTGGAAGGATGTGAGGGGGGAGTAAGCCAGGTGGAGATCAGgggaagggtgttccaggcaaagggaacagccagtacaaaggccctgaggtgggaccaTGCCTGGTGTGTTCAGGGCACAGCCCCATGCTGTAATGAATGAGTGAGGGGAAGGTGGAAGGAAGTGAGGCCAAAGAGGGGTGTGCAAACCTCCATTGACTGCACGCCTACAATGTAGGGGTGCTTGCATAGTAATTGCCCTAAGAGGTAAATACTGTTAATGAAAaccatttacagatgagactCTTAGGGGAGGCTTCCTGACCCTCAGATCCTGATACACTCACCATTCCCGAGAGCTAGGATCTCCCCTGCAGCACCCCAGAGCTGGGAAAGCTGCTGCTGGTGAGGTGTGGGACTCTGAGAACTGGAATACCTCAGAAAGTGCTCGGGACACAGAGAAAGAATTCCAACTGCTATTAGCATTTAGCTAAAGGATGAACTAAAAGATATTCAGGTAAGCTAAAAAGCAGGCCTGAAATTGCAGAAAGTAGAGCAGGATGAAGACCGGTAGTTCACGCATTCCTAATGCAGAGAAGGCTGTCACTTTCCGGGCTGGTCCTCTGTTGAACAAAGGCATTGCTGCCCTCACAGAGCCCACAGTTGAGATTAATGACACTGCTCTTCACAGGAGGACAAGCAGTACACTCTCAAGGGCATCATCTCTCCCCAGATACCAAAACTGCAAGGGAACTTTTGCATGTCTACGAGTCTCTCGAAGAACTGGCATTTTATTGCTGGAGGTCGCATTCTTGGGTTTCTTCTTGCAGATTCCAACTCTCCAGAGGGACCAGGAAGAGGAAGTAACCAAAGACACCAaaaatgagggagaggaaggTGAGTGCGTTGTGGGGTAGCCCAGGGGTTCTGGGGTTGCCCCTGCCTTGGGGTAGCTTGGCTGAGTGATGACAATGGGGGGGTGTATCCAGAGGACTTAAAGGTGCTCAGCATTGACCACCCTATCCCACAGTGTCCAGCCAAGGCCCTGAGGACTCACCCCTGGGGACACAGTCCCGTGGCCACTTCAGCCGCCAGCCAGTGAAGTATCCCCGGGGGGGTGTACGGCCTGTCACCCACCAGCTGTCCTGCTTGGCCCTGGTGGCTTCCAAATTGTGCGAGGAGACCCCTGTCACATCAGTGCCCCAAGGGAGCTTGCGGAGGCCAAGACCCGGCCCTGCCGCCACCTCCCGTGAGGGCAGCCCTCTGCGCCGCACCCCACTGCCCAAGCATTTTGAGATCACGCAGGAGACGGCCCGGCTACTCTCCAAGCTGCACAACGAGCCTGTGCCCAAGGCCACCTGCTGCCCAGGCACCCAGCCTGAGGAAGCTGAGGACCATTTCTGACTATCCCAGCACTCTGACCAAGAAGCCCAGGACTGAGAAGATGGGCCCAACATCCCAGGAGTTCAATGTTGGGGCGTCTGGAGAGTTCCTATGGGGAAAGACTACATGGCCTAGGGGAGaactaaaaccccttcagcagcAATGTACCAGGATCCCCCCCACCACTAGACACAGGTCAATGTCAAGCGACAGGGCCACTCAGGTTCAGAGGTCACTCAGGGTCAATACAGATCATGGGATCCTTGAGGTCCACCCTAGTCTCTGACCGGTGGGATAGGGGTGCTTTTTGCTACTTTGGTTGTTGCCACTCCCCCATCTCTGTCTGCCTCCTTAGCTGATCCCAAGTGACCAGATATATTGGAGGGTGTGGGCAACCCAGACTCAACATCCTGCCTGGGGTCTGGTGGCCTCTGAATAAACTGTGTCCTTTATACCCTTGAGTGTCTTTCTTTGCCAGGGAAGGGTGACAGGGGAGAGGTCGGTGAGGCAGCATCCTTTCGCCCCATTTTACCGACCAGGGAAACCAAAGCCCCCTTTCTTTCATCTCAGAACACCCCTGAGCACCTACATGCAGTAGAGGCTGGGTCTGGGCACCTGGCTGAGTCACACCGGGCCGGCCCTCCCGGAGCTCAGCGTGCGATCCGGTCCTGCACA
It encodes:
- the GMIP gene encoding GEM-interacting protein, producing MDSTEPGLPSAPESRKRYSDIFRSLDNLEISLGNVTLEMLAGDPVLSGDPEPDKTPTATLTSETNRWSGPSPEDPAPLTGEELDLRLIRTKGGVDAALEYAKTWSRYAKELLAWTEKRASHELEFAKNIMKIAEAGKVSIHQQSHMPLQYIYTLFLEHDLSLGALAMETVAQQKRDYYQPLAAKRTEIEKWRKEFKEQWMKEQKRMNEAVQALRRAQLQYVQRSEDLRVRSQASPEDPAPQAQPGPNKQQERRRRSREEAQAKAQEAEALYQACVREANVRQQDLEAAKQRIVSHVRKLVLQGDEVLRRVTLGLFGLRGAQAERGPRAFAALAECCAPFEPGQRYQEFVRALRPDAPPPPPPAFSFQEFTHSSPLDTRKKLSGAPPPPLDESAAEPGPWEDTGTGWQGTLGPTLASDVDSMGGGSESRSQDSPTSSPGSGTRRLVKVSSTGTESSDDFEERDPDLGDGLENGPGTPFKKWTLSNAAQTHRLRRLRGPAKCRECEAFMVSGTECEECFLTCHKRCLETLLILCGHKRLPARTPLFGVNFLQLPRDFPEEVPLVITRCTTEIEQRALSVQGIYRVSGSRVRVERLCQAFENGRALVDLSGNSPHDVSSVLKRFLQELTDPVVPFHLYDAFISLAKTLHADPGHDPGTPSPSPEVIRSLKTLLVQLPDSNYNTLRHLVAHLFRVAAQYEENKMSANNLGIVFGPTLLRLPDGPGVASAGPVTCLLDSVHQAQLIEFLIVHYEQIFGIDDLLLATEPLPRDPSPPPTTLPTSPQPPHSQPALDALPIFLASDPNPDTMPLSALEKHPETTPTEIPTLQRDQEEEVTKDTKNEGEEVSSQGPEDSPLGTQSRGHFSRQPVKYPRGGVRPVTHQLSCLALVASKLCEETPVTSVPQGSLRRPRPGPAATSREGSPLRRTPLPKHFEITQETARLLSKLHNEPVPKATCCPGTQPEEAEDHF